The window AAAAGGGGAATATGTAAAGGCTACCTTAACTGGTAAAACTGGCATTCTTGGTGTTAGCGGTATGGGCCTTATGCTTGGCATTGAAACTACGGTTGATGCTAAAGCTGTTATAGCTAAATGTCTTGAGAAAGGTGTAGTATGCTTATCTGCTAAAAATAAGGTGCGTCTTTTACCAGCTCTTAATATTCCGCAAGAACAATTAGAAAAAGCTATTGCTATTTTAGCTGATGTAATTGAAGAATTAGCGGCACAGTAAGATTTTGTTTAACTTTCATAAATATTGTTTACTATAGTTATGTAACATTGAACTATGGAAATAAACCGATGATTATATAGACTTTACTCCGTATTCGTGTTACCCTAAAAGAAACAGTCTATATTGGAGGAGTAAATATGAATACAGAATCCTTACGTAATGAAGTATTGGTTCCAGCGGTAGCAAAAACGTTGGACATTGCAGCTAAAGCAAAACCTACAAAAGAAGAAATTATCACAACGGCGAAAATCACCGCTGCTGTGACAGTTGCAACAGCTGTTGTATCCTTAGCGGTACAAGCAGTATTGCGCAACCGATAAGAAACTGAGAAAACGACATGGCGCGCTGCCTGTCGTTTTCTTTTACTTTTACCATGTTATTCCCCTAAATAAGGGGTTTTTCTTGGTGCATGTAGGTTTTGTATTTATAAATTCGGAGACTGTTTAATCGTTATATATTAGCGATGCATATTGATATTAGAGGAGGCGATACGATGCATAGTCGCGATTTAATAGAGCAATATAAAGGCTACGTTCAAAATTGGCGTAGATATTTTCATAAACATCCAGAGCTCAGCAATGAAGAGTTTGAGACGACAAAGACACTCGCTAAAGAACTAGAATCAATGGGCGTAGAGGTTCATGTAGACACAGAACGTGGTATCGGCTTAATCGGCATTATCCATGGTGCTAAACATGGAAAGGCTATCGCGTTGCGTGCCGATATCGATGCACTGCCTGTTCATGAACATAATGCAGTGGACTATAAATCAGAAGTAGAAGGCAAAATGCACGCTTGCGGTCATGATGGACATATGGCTATTTTATTAGGTGCGGCTAAGATGCTAATGTCTATGAAAGACCGTATTGAAGGCGATGTGTATTTAGCATTCCAACCTGCGGAAGAAACTGGAGCAGGGGCTCCGGATTTCATTAAATTTGGCGATTGGTATGATAAGGTAGATGCTATCTTTGGAGGGCATGTGTGGATCGATTTGTCAGCGGGACTCATGTCTGTAGAAGAGGGTCCTCGTATGGCTGCGAGTAGCCAGATTACTATTAATGTAAAAGGCAAACAAGGTCATGGTGCACAGCCTCATCAAGCGATTGATGCTATCGTGGTGGCTAGTGCCATCGTTATGAATTTACAAACCGTGGTTTCTCGCAATGTGAGTGCCCTTGATTCCGTCGTTGTTACGATTGGCAATATTCATTCTGGCTCAGAATGGAATGTCATCCCTGGGGAAGCTTCCCTAGGCGGTACAGTTCGTTTCTTTGATCCAAACCAAGAACAATATATTGTCGATACTATTCGCCGCATTGTAGAACACACTGCAGAGGCCTATGGAGCGACTGCTACATTAGAATATATAAAAAAAGTGCCCCCTACTATTAATGATCCTGAATCCAGTGAACTGGCAGAACGTGTCGTTATTGATACATTAGGTAAGGACAAGCTTTCTAAGATGCGTAAAGTCATGCCTGGAGAAGATTTTGCCTGGTATTTACAAGATAAACCAGGATGCTTTGCCTTTATTGGTATTCAAAACCCTGATGTAGAAGCTACATACGATCATCATAATAATAGATTTAATATGGATGATACTGTATTATCTGCTGCATCTGCGGTATATGCTGAATATGCCATTCAGTGGTTAAAAGAACATAAATAAATTTTAACCCCATAAACCCCTTTACATTTTTGGTAAAGGGGTTTATTATATTCCAATAATAAATCATATGTAATTAAAATGGTTTCCTGTAATGGCGCATATTTTAGCGCATTGCGGATAAAAAGGACCTTTCTTTGTCGGACGGTTCTAGAAGCCAGAAAGGATGTAATGAACGATCAAGTTTCTATTTCAACAGCAAATATTCGTGGTGCTTTTGGGGCATTCTTTATCCCTGGTATGTACACAGCTTTATGGGCAGGTTTCGTGCCATATTTAAAAGCAAAGCTTAGTATTGGTGAAGATGTATTAGGTTCCATGATTTTGTTGCTCGGTGTAGGTTCTTGTTTATCCATGGCTATAGCAGGTAAGCTTGTAGAAAGCTTTGGGTGTAAGAGAGTCGTTTTGTTAGCTAGCTTTATTGGTATGGTATCTCTTGCCATCGTTACTATGTGTCCTACTATTGCTACAACAACAGTAGCCCTGTTCTTTTTTGGTATTGGTGTAGGTCTTAGTGGTGCTTCTGCTAATTTACAAGCTATCCTAACGGAAAAGGTGAGCAAAAAACATTTGATGGGCGCCTATCACGGAGGCTGGAGTTTAGGTGGCTTTGCTGGTGCCGGTGTTTTACTTGTGCTTTTAAAAATCTTATCTTTTTCTGTTAATGAAAGTATTTGGGGGCTACTCATCGTATTATTTATTGCGATGGTCGTAGTTAGCCAATTTATGTTGACCTTTGGTAGTGACCCAAATGCAAAGGTTACTAAAAAGTCTAAAAGCCCATTGTCCTTCCATCCAATCGCCCTTATTTTTGGTTTATTGTCCTTTGTGTCTTACTTGGTAGAAGGTGCTGTAGGGGACTGGAGCGCATTATATTTATTTGAAGATAAAGGGATTGTTATTGAAGAGGCTGTTATGGGTGTAATGCTCTTTAATGGTACTATGTGCATAGGTCGTTTGCTTGGTAATAGATTAGGTAAACACTTAACATCTAAGCAAGTTGTCGTTGGTGGCTACTTACTTGGCTCTATTGCGATGGGGCTGATCGTATTCTTACCAGGACATGCCTCCATGTATACTTACTTATTATTGGGTATTTCATTAGCTATGATAGTACCAAATCTATTCTCTGCGATGGGGGAACAAAATGTTATTCCTATGACACAAGCGGTTGCAACATCTACAATGCTCGGTTATATGGGTATTTTGATGGGGCCTGCCTTGATTGGCTTCATTGCGCACGGTACAAGTCTTACAGTAGCATTTATCGTATTGACTACATTGCTTGTTGTAAGTGCAGGTATTGGTAAATACGCATACCATTTAATGAGTAAAGACTGTGGTCTTAGTGAAGAACAAATTTAATAGTCTATAATTAAGGAGCTACGACTTTCGTATCGTAGCTCCTTTTTCATATTTTTATATTTTATGTATTTCTCGCATTAAAAAGACACAGGTTTTGAACCTGTGTCTTTTAGCGTTATTATATATTGATTAGACTAGCGATCGCCATTGAAGATAGAGTTTTTAACAAGTACATAGTCTACTTTGCGAATGGCTTGTAGAGTCGTACCGCCAGCGTAAGAGATAGCAGATTGTAAATCTTGTTCCATTTCAGTTAATGTATCGAAGATAGAACCTTTGGAGTCGATAAAGATTTTTTTGCCTTCCACGTTTTTGCGTTCACCTTTCTGGAACTCAGAAGCGGAACCAAAGTATTCTTTTACAGCTTTGCCGTCAACGATTTTTTCTTCCCCTGGGGATTCTTCATGACCAGCAAATAGGGAGCCAATCATAACCATAGTAGCGCCAAAGCGAATAGATTTTGCAATGTCACCATGGTCACGGATACCACCGTCAGCTATGATAGGCTTAGTAGCTGCTTTTGCGCACCAGCGAACTGCAGCCAATTGCCAGCCGCCAGTACCGAAGCCAGTTTTCAGTTTTGTGATACATACTTTACCAGGACCGATGCCTACTTTAGTCGCATCAGCACCAGCATTTTCTAGTTCACGAACTGCTTCTGGAGTGCCTACATTACCAGCGATAATAAAGGTTTCAGGTAAGTTCTTTTTTATATATTGGATCATTTCGATGACTGCATTGGAATGACCATGTGCAATATCAATAGTGATATATTCTGGGGTTAAGTTTGCTTTCTTGAATTCATCAACTAAGGCAAATTCTTCAGCTTTTACGCCGATAGAAATAGAAGAATATAAGTTAAGGTCGTGCATGCGTTTTACAAAGTCCATACGACGTTCTGGTTGGAAACGATGCATGATATAGAAATACCCTTCACAAGCTAATTTTTCAGCCAACTCTTCGTCGATGATAGTTTGCATATTAGCAGGTACTACTGGTAAGCGGAATGTGCGTTTACCTAATTTTATATGTGTATCACATTCGCTACGACTGGAGACAATACATTTATTAGGAATCAATTGCACGTCTTCATAATCAAAGATGTTAGTTGTATTAATCATAGTTTCTATATCTCCTTCGAGTATTACATATTGAACCTGTACCATTATACAAGAGACTCATAAAATTTTCAATACGTTCCGA of the Veillonella parvula genome contains:
- a CDS encoding GMP reductase, with protein sequence MINTTNIFDYEDVQLIPNKCIVSSRSECDTHIKLGKRTFRLPVVPANMQTIIDEELAEKLACEGYFYIMHRFQPERRMDFVKRMHDLNLYSSISIGVKAEEFALVDEFKKANLTPEYITIDIAHGHSNAVIEMIQYIKKNLPETFIIAGNVGTPEAVRELENAGADATKVGIGPGKVCITKLKTGFGTGGWQLAAVRWCAKAATKPIIADGGIRDHGDIAKSIRFGATMVMIGSLFAGHEESPGEEKIVDGKAVKEYFGSASEFQKGERKNVEGKKIFIDSKGSIFDTLTEMEQDLQSAISYAGGTTLQAIRKVDYVLVKNSIFNGDR
- a CDS encoding M20 metallopeptidase family protein, with the translated sequence MHSRDLIEQYKGYVQNWRRYFHKHPELSNEEFETTKTLAKELESMGVEVHVDTERGIGLIGIIHGAKHGKAIALRADIDALPVHEHNAVDYKSEVEGKMHACGHDGHMAILLGAAKMLMSMKDRIEGDVYLAFQPAEETGAGAPDFIKFGDWYDKVDAIFGGHVWIDLSAGLMSVEEGPRMAASSQITINVKGKQGHGAQPHQAIDAIVVASAIVMNLQTVVSRNVSALDSVVVTIGNIHSGSEWNVIPGEASLGGTVRFFDPNQEQYIVDTIRRIVEHTAEAYGATATLEYIKKVPPTINDPESSELAERVVIDTLGKDKLSKMRKVMPGEDFAWYLQDKPGCFAFIGIQNPDVEATYDHHNNRFNMDDTVLSAASAVYAEYAIQWLKEHK
- a CDS encoding MFS transporter, with product MNDQVSISTANIRGAFGAFFIPGMYTALWAGFVPYLKAKLSIGEDVLGSMILLLGVGSCLSMAIAGKLVESFGCKRVVLLASFIGMVSLAIVTMCPTIATTTVALFFFGIGVGLSGASANLQAILTEKVSKKHLMGAYHGGWSLGGFAGAGVLLVLLKILSFSVNESIWGLLIVLFIAMVVVSQFMLTFGSDPNAKVTKKSKSPLSFHPIALIFGLLSFVSYLVEGAVGDWSALYLFEDKGIVIEEAVMGVMLFNGTMCIGRLLGNRLGKHLTSKQVVVGGYLLGSIAMGLIVFLPGHASMYTYLLLGISLAMIVPNLFSAMGEQNVIPMTQAVATSTMLGYMGILMGPALIGFIAHGTSLTVAFIVLTTLLVVSAGIGKYAYHLMSKDCGLSEEQI